Part of the Anomaloglossus baeobatrachus isolate aAnoBae1 chromosome 1, aAnoBae1.hap1, whole genome shotgun sequence genome, TCTGCAGCATCTTCGCTGTTGCTCTAGCAATTGTTTCCATGTTGCACCAGTGACTTCCGTGCACATTACCGCTGCAGCCAATTTCTGAGCTCAGATTCGCTGAcctgagtgattggctgcagcaatgatgTGCAATGTAGTTGTGTcatgactgctgcagcctgcaaacaATCATCAATAGAACAGCAGTGTTCAATTCGGGGAGGGTAACAGCTCCCTTTATTACCAAACTCTGGTTGATGGGGAGTGtgaccagaaaacccctttaaatggtgCCTTAAAGTGCTTCAAAATTGGAAAATTATTACTTGCTTAATTATTGAATTCTACTCTTAAAAAATCAAAGAACTTGTGTTGTGTGGAAACTgtcctctaaagcgggctttacacactgcgatatcggtcccaatatcgccagtgtgggtacccgcccccatctgttgcgcgacatgggaaaatcgctgcctgtgctgcacaacatcgcccagacccgtcacacatacttacctgcccggcgacgtcgctgtgaccggcgaaccgcctcctttctaagggggcggtccgtgcggcgtcatagcgacgtcactgagcggccgcccaatagcagcggaggggcggagctgagcgggacgtaacatcctgcccacctccttccttctgcatagcgaccgggaggcaggtaaggagagcttcctcgttcctgcggcgtcacacatagcgatgtgtgctgccgcaggaacaaggaacaacctcgttactgctgcagtaactatatttgagaatggacccccatgtcaccgatgaacgattttgcaagtttttgcaacgatgcaaaaatcgctcatcggtgtcacacgcaacggcatcgctaatgcggccggatgtgcgtcaccaattccgtgaccccaacgagtttgcattagcgatgtcgtagcgtgtaaagcccccttacgtCACATGGTAAATAAGATTAGCACCAAAGCCTAAATATCAATTTGTGGATCTTTTTATAGAAATATCTAGAATACTTGAATATCTGCAATCACAATTTCAGCCTTGGAAGGTAgtggtgatgagcgagcgtgctcactACTGCTCGTTCAATTGCACATCGAGGTTCTCGGGTGTGACTCAAGTACcgggtaatggaagtcaatgggaaactcgagcatttttaaacTCCGATGTTCAATCAAGTACTGAGCAGTGGCGAGCAGGCTCGCTTATCACTACTAATACTagtgcacctcaataaattagaatatcatcaaaaagatcatttatttcagtaattcaatacaaaaaatgaaaacacattatatagtcattacaagcaGAGGGATCAATTTCAcacgtttatttctgttaatgttgatgattatggcttacagccaatgaaaaccaaaaagtcattatctcaaaaaattagaatattatataagccaACTGAAAAACTGATTTTaacctcagaaatgttggcgcctactgaaaagtctgtacagtaaatgccctcaatacttggtcggggctccttttgcgtgaattactgcatcaatgcggcgtggcatggaggcgatcagcctgtggcactgctgaggtgttatggaagacctggttgctttgatagcagccttcagctcaactgcattgttgggtctggtatctctcaccttcctcttgacaataccccatagattctctatggggtttaggtcagacgagttttttggccaatcaagcacagtgatactgtggttattaaaccaggtattggtacttttggcagtgtggacaattgcaaagtcctgctggaaaatgaaatttccatctccagaaagcttgtcggcagagggaagcatgaagtgctgtaaaatttcctcgtagacagctgcgctgactttggtcttgataaaacacagtagacctacactagcagatgacatggctccccaaaccatctctgattgtggaaacttcacactagacctccagcagcttggacCACAgatcaacagtccagttctttttctcctttccccaggtaagatgcttatggcgtagtctattggtcatgagtggcttgacacaagaaatgagacagttgtagcccatgtcctggatacgtctgtgtgtggtggctcttgaagcattgactccagcagcagtccactccttgtgaatctcctccaaatgtttgaatggccttttcttaacaatcctatgaaggctgcggttatccttttTGCTTGtccacttttttctaccacactttttttttccactcaactttccattaatatgcttggatacagcactctgtgaacagccagcttatttagcaatgatcttttgtggcttaccctccttgtggattgtgtcaatgactgccttctggacatctgtcaagtcagcagtcttccccatgattgtgtagctactgaaccagactaagggaccattttaaatgcttaggaagccttttcaggtgttttgtggtaattattctaattttctgagataatgacttttgggttttcattggctgtaagccataatcatcaacattaacagtaataaacacttgaaatagatcactctgtgtgttatgactctatataatatatgcatttcccttttagtattgaattactgaagtaaatgaactttttgatgatattctaatttattgaggagATGCACTTATAAGTTGTGAATGATTTTAGTTGAAAACTTCATTACTGAAGCAGTCTCCTCCCTTAAAAATATTCAGTCTTGGCTATATctgaaaattaaagggaatctgtcaccaggtttttgttcccccatctcagagcagcataatgtagagacagagatcctgattccagcgatgtgtcacttactgagctgtttgctgtcattttgataaaaccagcattttctctgctgcaggtctAGCAGCAATACAGAGCTCATGAAAATGATGGACTACTTGGCagtaggccaagtagtcctctaatgatagataatctactgctgattaaacagtgattttatcaaaactacactaatcatcccagtaagtgacacatcgctggaatcaggatctctgcccctacgttatgctgctctcagattaggtggcaaaaacctggtgacagattccctttaatatttctAAATGTCATTCCATCTCTTACACTTGCAGCATGCCTTTACTTTTAATGTCCTCTTTATTATCATGTTTGATCTTTAGCTGATCATTGATAATTTCTCTCTTTCTAGATATTGACATGACCCTCAACAAAATAGAGAAACTGGGGGGTCTGCGGCAACATAGAGGAAGTCTTCCTCTCCCAGCTGACTCCCGTCGGAGGGGTAGTATGCCATTGCCTTACAAGCATCAGCTGAGGCGTGCACAAGCTGTAGACGAGCTTGACTGGCCAAGTGTCCATTCTGGGTCTTCTGACTCTGTGAGGTCTTCTGACAGTAACCCAGAGTCTAGTGTCTTCAAAGTGATGTTGCTCGGTGACAGTGGAGTAGGCAAGACTACGCTTGCTGGCATCTTTGGAGGCACACAGGATACTTTCCCCCATGAATCTGAACATCCAGGTAACTTTTCTTTAGGGGTGTTGTCGTTTTGGTGGAGAGAGGGCTGCCATTTATGCTAGAACCAAGGGTAATCAAGTTATAATTCTGTTGCCAACAGAGGACACCTATGAGCGAAATCTAATAGTGGATGGAGAAAAAGCCACCCTAATGGTATATGATATCTGGGAACAGGTGAGTAGCAAGATGAACGCCACTGTGTAATGTTACATTGTAACTCGAAAATGTAGAAAAGCACAAAATGTTTATAGATCTGTTATTGGATAATTGTGTAAGATGgtgaataattgaaaaaaaatctaTTCTGTATACCCACTTATAAATACAAAGGCACTCATAGTACTATGAAAAATAACCAAATAGTTTTCTGTAGGGAATTATGTAGGAAAGATTTCTGTTTGTACCATCCTCTTTATTAGCCCTGGATATTACACTTTCACCACTATGCATACCCATGGAAGACATGAGAACATCTAGAGAACAGCTTTTAATCTTCTCTTATCCCAacctatataaaaaaaatactcaTAGACCACATATTGTGCATAACATTAGATGTACCTACCAATACACAGATTTGTATCTTGTTAAATGTGACCCTAATCTCTCAGTCAGGACCACATACCTGGATGCAAGACAATTGTCTACAGATGGGAGATGCCTTTCTTCTAGTATTCTCAGTGACAGATCGTGGCAGTTTCCAACGTCTACCAGGTCTTCTTCTAAGGTTACGCACTGCCCGTCCACATCGACACATTCCAGTAATTCTTGTTGGCAATAAAGGGGATCTAGCGCGCTCCAGAGAGGTCAGCATGGAAGGTAATGCTTGCCGAAAATGATCAAATATTTGCATAAATAGTAAAGAGGGTATTCTGCATTATTCTGTAAGAACCCAATAATGTGATGAAATATCAAAAGATAGGCCTTTTATGTCTTTATAAATATAACCTTAAAACCACAAAGATGAATAGTGCATGTTCATAAAATGATAGGAAATATCACTGTAAATCGTGAACTTGGGGGTCCTACTGAACCAATGTCCCATCTCATTGCAGAGGTTGGGTGCAAAAAGCAGAGCATGGcttaatttccaggcccaagtattgATTCGGGGCGCCCCACCACACTACATGAAATACATGGTCCTGGCTGTGCGTGTGGATTTTGGGCGTGCAGGCTGGAAACCCCTGTATACCGCATACTGCTGCTGGTGTCAGCTGGCCAGGACTGGATGACAACTTACGCgcacaaggagaccaacagttcaCTTTAAACCACAATTCTTTAGTGAACGGTTCATTGTCGTTCACAACTTTACACTCTAGAGAGCGGGCACATATTGTTTCTTCCAGTACGTTACATATTCACTTTGCATTAACAGACTCAGTTCAACTTCCCTCTGGGTTGTGTCTGATTTAAATGGACCCGTACAACCCAGTCCAGCATAACAGTACACACCGTGATGGTCACCTTTCCTTCTTGCAGTCCCACATTAAATCTTTTCAGTGGGCCCCTAATGACTGGTTTAAAGCTTTGCACACCCAGACATCTAGACGTCTAACTGACACCACTCGGTTGGTGGATTATGTCACATCCCAGTGGAGGTTAACCTGGTACTTTGGAGGTTAAGCCTGGATGTTAGGCTTCCATCCTCTGGCACCTATCGTCTTTGGTCACTCCGTTCAAGGATCGGTCTCTAGTAACAACGTTGTTTATACCATGTCTCCTGCCACTCTCGAGATTCACACTATCACTGACTATGTGTATGTCACATTCGCTCACTGACTATCTAGAATGAACCATCCTTTCCCTGTCAGATGACCCCTCCCAGAGTGGGTTAatcccaacacttaactgtttctGTCCCTGTGGTCTGTTTCTGGGCAGAACTTCCTTACAAACATTCTACACCTTATATCACCACACATTATTTATTACTTTTCATAATTTTTGGTGTATATATTACGGTAGGCATTTTTGACAGGAATGCTGATCTCACCTGctgcagaaatctctggtttagagAAACAATTGCCTCATATTGAGCACATTGTAATGATAAACTGGGCTCAGGAGAGAAATAGAAGATAAAGGTCCTGAGTCATACACACACCGGTGATTTTCTCACCGAACTTGTTGAGGGGGCGGGgtggagtcagacactcctgattcaagAAGAGGCGCACACTAAATTTTTGCACAACTGAATAGCACAGACGTTTTGAAAGGGCTCAGCTCAAGCAAAGAGTATAATGTAAATCAATGACTGGACAGTTTGTctctccgctcacatacagccagccatgaacAGAGCATTTCCAGTAAGGCtgcgtatatgtgacgccctggacccccaggggtcacaggtcactacacacacccccaccccagtaaggtaccatcagtcaacaaagacctgattgcctccctcagagtcagacaggcacaccaggtgggcggagtcaggcggatagacatgcccccagaggagtctgctggcctgaggcaggaaatacaagcagATGAGGATTAAGTTTTGGAGAGAGTAGTAAGAGGAGTACCATTCTgtgaggggcctgggttggagcctaggacccccgatcagtcaggcaggcagacggtggtggctgcctgcaggagtccGGGAGGACAGAACTGCGAAACCGTAGGGACCGTGACCGGGTGGTGGCCcgtcggacccgaaccggggagctaacttgtttaccggagcaccaggctgggtactcagaccccgaactagcctATAAGCTACTAGgtgtagtcaaattcactgattgcggtctggacctcaggggttcattcccacccaaagtcccgattgacggcaaaagcccaccgattccggataagagccaccgccaagggccagagatccagcgggccggcgcctgcgggcaaaaggggctcctccggcatctgaaagtcggggagtggactaccgttgctgaagcataggagtcaaaacacacaattagaggtgcaggagaaaggcgacatcaccacccTTACCGGGgactcacgcagccggctgcgggcaccgatcttcaCCGAacgtggtttaccagtgactctgtgtggtttaattgtgagtacaacagtgccatcaggcaccgcaccgcaccgcgacACTGCGCCCTGCAacctccctcgggccccgggaccaacaccccctacccatggaggggtcaacacctagctgcgcccactacaccgctcccgggagccccgtaccttcacggcagcggtggtgtccaccatacaatcaacacaacccgtgggtggcgtcacgaactttacctattccaccaaacccctgcgtgcaccgccactaccccctttcagagcgacgtgacccccgggtccgtgagaggctcgagccaccacccgcagtacacgagcacggatccgagcggctcggcggccgcagccgaggccgcggggcagtacatatactcatcagtttttggccatcaggcgcaatccggcagaaacatgaaaaaacgcatccggcgtctgttgacgccggatgcgttttttcccccatagacttctattagtgccgGATTGCGCTGGATGGCCTTGTGTTCCATCCGGCTTTCACCAGATCCGGCACAATTTGCTTGTCCGGTGAAGAGGGAACGTTGAGGTGaacatttttgtgtccggcaaaaaaaaacgcactggATCCGGCgctgtacggcgtgttttataatggaagcctatggatgccggattcgGCGTAATATGGCAAAAAAACAgattgcggccgccggatccgtccttttgaactgagcatgctcagtttgaaAACAGATTTGTCAAAAAACGGAAGAAACAgatcgaaaaaactgatgcgactgatcagttttttcgccggatccttcGCATCACTTttttcgccagattgtgcctgatggcaaaaaacggatgtgtgcacttagcctaatggggaggtttttttttttttccttttggtaaACTATATCTGAAAGCATTGTTTCAACCCCAGtgacagccattcagagactgcgaatggCTCACACCGAGGAGCCTGAAAACATTAGTAAGTAAACATTGCAGTAAAGCAAGCCTGCGCGTTGTGATTGTTGTTTCACGGATGACATAGTCGAGCACCTGCGATACTTGGCCGAGTACCCGAGCACCACAATGCTCGATCAAGTACTGTACAGTGGCGAGgacattcgcccatcactactcataagGAATCTCAAGCACATTTTGACTAATAGCATGCTTTAGGAGTATTGTCAAGTTTGGAAATTTTCATGTATCAGTCAGATAGGAAATAATTACCAGATCGCCGGGGGTCCGACCACTGGGACCCCCAGCGATTCTGAAAAAtgggtgaatggagcagtggtctgtCATGTGCATTGCCACTCCATGCTGATGACCAGCCGAGTGCAGCACATAGCTATCTCTGACATGcccttttaaaaggaacctgtcacattgTACATACAGACTAATCTGTGGACCACATAGTAAAGAGAAGGAGAAGCTGAACAGAATAATATATAAGTTTGTTGGAAAAGATTCCATATAACGAGTATTTTTTTGATTGCAGTCCCTGATGTttgtccagtgggcagtcctactaGTGATTGTGCATACAGAGATGGCTGTCAGTCATACAGTGTAGACTGTCAATTACTGAATAGGTCTGCCCACTGGACTCATGCATACAACAGCAGGGATTTGGGTGGATAAAATACAAGTTTACTGAAACGTTTCTACCATTTTGATATCATCCTGCCTGCAGATCAGATACCACTTtcaagatgacaggttccctttactccCTTTAAGAATTAATGAAGCAACAGTGCACATGATCGACCACTCTATTCTCATGGAGCTCTTGAGAACCCCGATTCTTGGGATGAGTGGGTATCTCAGTGGTCAGATTTTGAGCTATTAAGATGTTATCTCCTTTCTGGTGGATAGGGGATTAACTTCCACACTTGAGAGTACCCCTTTAACTATACCACTAGGACACTGATGTTGATGTTTTGTTCTAAGCTCACATTTGTTCATGTCCTATATCATTTTCCTGAATGTGTATGAATAAAATATAGGATAACTTTCAAAattatatatctatttttttttctttctttactgtAGTTCAAAGTATCATTATTGCTATGATACTGCTGTTTACTTTGTATTTTTATTGTTCTCTTCCAGAGGGACGCTCCCTGGCCGGCATGTTAAGCTGTAAGTACACAGAGACATCTGCTGCCCTCCACCATAATACTCAAGAGCTGCTTGAAGGGGTTGTCAGGCAGATTCGTTTACGAAAGGATGAAGTAGAACGCCCTCCTCagacagccacccttttgccaccaGGGCGTAGAGAGAGTTTGACCAAAAGAGCGAGGCGACTCTTGCAAGGGATTATGGGAAAACATAAAGGATTCTTCAAGCAAAGATCAAAATCATGCCATGACCTTTCTGTCCTGTGACTAATAAACTGTCAACTGCGTGTCATGTGGGAGTCATGAGACTCATTTGGATATCTGGCCAGCCTAACAGAAAAGGCCCTGATCACATCCTACATGGGGCCATATCAATAGCACATGTGCTCCACAGAGTATTTACATCATCAAGGAAACCTGGACTAGTGATCAAGCTGGAATAGCATTATATATCAGTATACATAAGCTCACTGCTTAATGTGACATTCATAAAATATTCATTTCATTTCTAAAGGTTGTAATTGATTGCTTAATGAATAAttgctttttacttttttttaaatgcCACTTCCATATATTTATTGAGGATAATCTGTGAAACTGACAAAAAAATGCTAGTTTTACCTCTGTAAGCAAATCTAACATAGACTACAACTGATGTAAATTATTGAAAACTGCCATACCAACAGCAttagtagaacacacacacacacacacacacacacacacacacacacacacacacacacacataccccatTCATTCAAAAGTCTAAATGTCCCTGTTAAAATGcctaaaaaaaaatcatatcaagaagaataatttcagatcTTTTTCCACCTataatgtcacccataatctgaAACAATTACATTAAGAAACTGAAATAATTTTGAGGGgggggaataaaaaataaaaaaatgtggttGTGTTCAAAAGTAGGCACTCAAATGTAAACTCTTGTTAGATAATAGTACATAGTTGCCATCATTTACAGTGATTCTGATTGACCTTTTATAAAGTAACTGTTCCAGTTGGATTTTTCCTAGTTGCATTTTACATCAGAAGCCAAGCTGTGTgagcagcttacaacacagcaaagggatctcactgTTGAAAGTTATCAATCAGGAGatggtttcatatttttttttccaatgcattaaATATGCCATGAAACACAGCTAAAACGATTATcaagtggcttaaatttggcacagCAGTGACTTTATATAGATTTGACAtccctcaaaaattgatgaaaagacaaAAAGTAAGCTATGTTTTGCCAACACCTGCATCAAGTTTGTCAATAATTGCGAGAAAACGTGTCATGGTCTAATGAGAACAAGTTTTAACTTTTTGAGCATAATTCCAAAGGGTATGTTTAATGCAGAGCAAACAATGTGCATCAGagaaagaacaccatacccacagtgaagcatggtggagcaaGCATTATGTTTTTGGGCTTCTTCAAAAGAAGTTCAAAGCTTTGAAATGGACCAGTAAGAGACCAGATTCAAATTGAGAATCTGCAGGTTAACCTGTAGAGGGCCCCGCACACAGGAGATGCTCtcacaatctgacagatttggagcaCTACTGCAAGGAAGAGAGGGCAAAGATTGGCAATTCTAGATATGCTACACTGAGCTTATGTCCATACAATGAGGAGACACTGCTTTTTAGACGCAGTATCATTCTTCTTGCAGAGATGTTAGTGTTTGCCACTGGAAAACGCAGAGTCCATGCACAAGATCAGGATTCTGGGCACAATGTATGTTTGATGTGTTCTAACGCTGAGAACATTCATGTGTCTGtaaacataaattgacatgctgcagctcgaaAAGCCATGCCACATATCAGTTTATGCTGCATAGCAAAGAAGCACATTGGACACGGGATTTCTATACATCCtatctactgtgcttgtactgtaaaacacaGAGTTTTGGTCACAgagaaaacatgctgcatccaaaacgctgctaacactgattgtgggcacatagccttatagatgcCTAGCCAAAAAGACTGAAAGCTGTTACAAATTCAAATGGTATTTTATAAAAGTAGTAGTTTAAGGTTGTACGTATTTTTCAAATGAATTGCGCAGATTATGGGTGACATTGAAGGTGAAAAAAGTTCTAAAATAATTCTTCTTCATATGATTTTTTACAGGACAAAAATATGGCATTTTAACAGAGATATGTGTCCTTTTataaccaatatatatatatatatatatatatatatatatatatatatatatatatatatatatacagttaggtccagaaatctttggacagtggcacaattttcgcgagttgggctctgcatgccaccacattggatttgaaatgaaatctctacaacagaattcaagtgcagattgtaacgtttaatttgaaggtttgaacaaaaatatctgatagaaattgtaggaattgtcacatttctttacaaacactccacattttaggaggtcaaaagtaattggacaaataaaccaaacccaaacaaaatatttttattttcaatattttgttgtgaatcctttggaggcaatcactgccttaagtctggaacccatggacatcaccaaacgctgggtttcctccttcttaatgctttgccaggcctttacagccgcagccttcaggtcttggttgtttgtgggtctttccgtcttaagtctggatttgagcaagtgaaatgcatgctcaattgggttaagatctggtgattgacttggccattgcagaatgttccacttttttgcactcatgaactcctgggtagctttggctgtatgcttggggtcattgtccatctgtactatgaagcgccgtccgatcaactttgcggcatttggctgaatctgggctgaaagtatatcccggtacacttcagaattcatccggctactcttgtctgctgttatgtcatcaataaacacaagtgacccagtgccattgaaagccatgcatgcccatgccatcacgttgcctccaccatgttttacagaggatgtggtgtgccttggatcatgtgccgttccctttcttctccaaacttttttcttcccatcattctggtacaggttgatcttggtctcatctgtccatagaatacttttccagaactgatctggcttcatgaggtgtttttcagcaaatttaactctggcctgtctatttttggaattgatgaatggtttgcatctagatgtgaaccctttgtatttactttcatggagtcttctctttactgttgacttagagacagatacacctacttcactgacagtgttctggacttcagttgatgttgtga contains:
- the REM2 gene encoding GTP-binding protein REM 2 codes for the protein MELSICYTEDPGRRQGLHTGVRARGNTDIDMTLNKIEKLGGLRQHRGSLPLPADSRRRGSMPLPYKHQLRRAQAVDELDWPSVHSGSSDSVRSSDSNPESSVFKVMLLGDSGVGKTTLAGIFGGTQDTFPHESEHPEDTYERNLIVDGEKATLMVYDIWEQSGPHTWMQDNCLQMGDAFLLVFSVTDRGSFQRLPGLLLRLRTARPHRHIPVILVGNKGDLARSREVSMEEGRSLAGMLSCKYTETSAALHHNTQELLEGVVRQIRLRKDEVERPPQTATLLPPGRRESLTKRARRLLQGIMGKHKGFFKQRSKSCHDLSVL